GCCCAGACCAGGCGGCTCGATCGCGACACCCGCGCCGTCCAGATCATGACCGTGCACGCCAGCAAGGGACTGGAGTTCCCCATCGTGTATCTGCCGTTCGGCTGGGACGGCGCGGCCAACCCCAGTCCGGAGACCTTCACCTTCCACGACGGCGGGGTCCGGATGCTCGACGTCGGCGGCCGGGACGCACCCGGGCGCGGCCGGCGGGAGGCGCTCGCGCTCACCGAGGAGGCCGGGGAAGACCTGCGGCTGCTGTATGTCGCGCTGACCCGGGCCCGGTCGCAGGCCGTCGTGTGGTGGGGGCCGAGCTTTCCCACCGAGCGCGGGCCGCTGCACAGGCTGCTGTTCACCGCCCCCGACCGCGCCCGCGCGGTCGCCGCGGGTCTCGGGCCGCAGGCCGTGCCGGAGCGGGTCGAGCTGCCGTCGGACATGGAGACGGTGATGACGCTGCGATCCGTCGCCGAGTCGTCGGCCGCGCCGATCGCCGTCGAGACGGCGGTGCGGGACGCGCCGGTGTCGTGGCGGCGGCCGGGCGACGGCGGACCGGCGCCGGAACTGGGCGTCGCGACCTTCTCCCGGCGCATCGACCAGGAATGGCGACGGACGTCCTACTCGGCGATCGTGCACGATGCTCACGCCCGTGTGCTCGGGGCCGAGCCGGCCGCCGCACCCGTCGCGGCCGAGGACGGCTTCCTCGACGACGAACCGGAGGAGACCGATGCCGCCGAGCTGGTGGTGGCCGCCGAATCCTCGTCGGACGGGATGCCGTCGCTGATGAACGGGCTGCCGTTCGGCGCGGGCTTCGGCACGCTCGTGCACGAGGTCCTGGAACACGTCGACACCTCCGCACCGGACCTCGCCGCGCACGTACGGCTGCGCACCGCGGAGGGTGCCGCGCACCGCGGTGTCGACATCGACGTCGATCAGCTCGCGGCGGCGTTGCTGGGCGTATTGACCACACCGCTCGGCTTCGGCGACCTGGCGGGTGTCCCACCCGCCGACCGGCTCGCCGAACTCGACTTCGAGATCCCGCTCGCACCACCGGGTTTCGGCCTCGACGCGGTCGGGGATCTACTCGCCGAACACCTGCCGTGCGGCGACCCGCTCGCCGACTACGCGGACCTGGTGCGGGAGGTCTCCGACCAGCGCTTCCGCGGGTTCCTCACCGGCAGCATCGACTCGGTGCTGCGGATCGCGGGGGAGAGATTCGTGATCGTCGACTACAAGACCAACCGTCTCCGGCCGGGTGAACTGACCGTCGAGGACTTCGGCACCGCGGCGATGGCCGGGGAGATGATGGCCGCGCACTACCCGCTGCAGGCGCTGCTCTACTCGGTGGCGCTGCACCGCTACCTGCGATGGCGGCTGCCCGGGTACCGGCCGGAGCACCACCTCGGACCGGTGCAGTATCACTTCGTGCGCGGCATGGCCGGCCCCGACACCCCGCCCGGCTGCGGCGTGTTCGAGTGGCATCCGCCGGCCGCCCTGGTCGTCGCGCTGTCGGACCTGCTCGCCTCACGCCGGTCGAGCGAAGTCGAGACCCGATGACCGCCCAGATCGTCGCCGCCGAGACCGGCGTTCTCCGCGTCTTCAACGAGGCCGGGGTCTTCGCCGCCGCCGACGTACACGTCGCGCGGCGGGTCGCCGCGCTGAGCGGCGCCCGGATCGGCGACGACGAACTGATCGCCCTCGCGCTCGCGGTGCGCGCGGTGCGCACCGGCTCCACCTGCGTGCAGCTGCGCCGCATCACCGAGATCGTTCCCGACGAGCCGATCGGGGACGACGACGCCGCCGAGCCGTCGATCGAGCTGCCCTGGCCGGATCCGGACGCGCTGGAAGCGGCGCTTCGGGAGTCGCCGCTGGTGCGCGGCTGCCCGAGCGGCCCGCTGCGCCCGCTGGCGCTCGTCGACTCGGCCGACGGCCCGCTGCTCTACCTGCGGAAGTACTTCCGGCAGGAGGAGAGCATCCGGGAGATCCTGGCGCGCCGTCGCAGCGGCCACCCCGACGTCGACCCGCGTGTGCTCACCGCGGCACTCGACACCGCCTTCGGCCCGGAGGACGCGGACGCGTACGACAGGCAGCGGGCCGCGGCGGCGCTCGCGGCGACGTCGTGGACCACGGTGCTCGCCGGTGGCCCCGGCACCGGCAAGACGTACACGGTCGCGCGGATCCTGGCGGTGATGGAGTCGGTCCTCGGCAGCGACGTCCGGATCGGTCTGTGCGCGCCGACGGGTCGTGCGGCGGCGCAGATGCAGTCCGCGATCAACGACTACCGGGCCGAGGCCGGTGTGCTCGCCGGGGCGCCGACCGCCGTCACCGTGCACCGGCTGCTCGGCTGGCGACCGGACGGCACCTACGGGCGCGGGCCCGGCAACCGGCTCCCGTACGACGTCGTGGTCGTCGACGAGACGTCGATGATGGCGGTCACCATGATGAGCCGCCTCCTCGAATCGCTCCGCGAGGACACCCGGCTGATTCTGGTCGGCGACCCGCACCAGCTCGTGTCGGTCGACGCCGGTGCGGTGCTGGCGGATCTGGTCGATCGTGAGCGGACCGGTGGGGCGTTGCCGTCGTCGTTCCGCGCCGTCGCCGCGCCGGAGGGGCACTTCACCGAGGCGGAGACGGCGGCGCTGGCCGACGGGGTGATCACGCTGCGGCGCGGGCACCGCTACCACGGGCAGATCTCCGAGGTGTCCGCCGCGATCAACGCCGGGGACGCCGATCGCGTCGTCGAGTTGGTGACGGCGCCCGCCGATTCCGCAGTGGAGGGTGGCCGCGTGGTGTTGCTCGATCCCGAGGATCTGGACCGCGTGCGGCGCCAGGTGTCGTCGTGGGCGAGGGATCTGCGGGCCGCCGCCCGCGACGGTGATGCGGAGGCGGCGCTGCGGGCGCTGGTCACCCATCGGGTGCTGTGCGCGCACCGCGACGGCCGGTACGGCGTGTCGGGCTGGTCGCGGCGGATCACCGGCTGGATCGCCGAGGATCTGCGTGAACCGCTGCCGCTGGACGGCTGGTACGCGGGGGAGCCGCTGCTGGTCAACGCGAACGACCCCACGCACCGCATCTTCAACGGCGACTCCGGTGTCGTGATCGACGACGGCGACAACACGGAGGGCGGGGGCCTGCGCGTGGCGTTCGCCCGCGGTGGCGAGGTGGTGCGTCTGCATCCGAGTCAGGTGGCCGACGCGTCGCCGGTGTACGCGATGACGATCCACCGCAGCCAGGGCAGCCAGTTCGGCGCGGTGACCGTCGTGCTGCCCGACGCCGGGGCCGAACTCCTGACGCGGGAACTGCTGTACACCGCGGTCACCCGCGCCCGGAATACCGTCTACATCGTGGGTACCACCGAGGCGCTGCGGGCGGCCGTCGGCCGTCGCGTCCAGCGGGCGTCGGGACTGCGCTCCGCGGTCCACGAGATCGCCGTCTCCACCGGTGGAGGCGCCCCCGACGCCGGTTGAGCGGTCCTGCCCGTCAGAAACGCACCCGCGTCAAGGAGGGCCGGATGTCCCGGATCTTCGGCAGGCTGCTGAGCGTCCGCAGCAGTGACGTCTTCCATGGGCCGCGGCCAGGCGGGAGTTCCAGGTCGGTCACCTCGGTGACCCCGGGAAGGTCGATGAGCGCCGCGGCCTCACTGACGGTCAGCGCGAACG
The nucleotide sequence above comes from Gordonia sp. PP30. Encoded proteins:
- the recD gene encoding exodeoxyribonuclease V subunit alpha, encoding MTAQIVAAETGVLRVFNEAGVFAAADVHVARRVAALSGARIGDDELIALALAVRAVRTGSTCVQLRRITEIVPDEPIGDDDAAEPSIELPWPDPDALEAALRESPLVRGCPSGPLRPLALVDSADGPLLYLRKYFRQEESIREILARRRSGHPDVDPRVLTAALDTAFGPEDADAYDRQRAAAALAATSWTTVLAGGPGTGKTYTVARILAVMESVLGSDVRIGLCAPTGRAAAQMQSAINDYRAEAGVLAGAPTAVTVHRLLGWRPDGTYGRGPGNRLPYDVVVVDETSMMAVTMMSRLLESLREDTRLILVGDPHQLVSVDAGAVLADLVDRERTGGALPSSFRAVAAPEGHFTEAETAALADGVITLRRGHRYHGQISEVSAAINAGDADRVVELVTAPADSAVEGGRVVLLDPEDLDRVRRQVSSWARDLRAAARDGDAEAALRALVTHRVLCAHRDGRYGVSGWSRRITGWIAEDLREPLPLDGWYAGEPLLVNANDPTHRIFNGDSGVVIDDGDNTEGGGLRVAFARGGEVVRLHPSQVADASPVYAMTIHRSQGSQFGAVTVVLPDAGAELLTRELLYTAVTRARNTVYIVGTTEALRAAVGRRVQRASGLRSAVHEIAVSTGGGAPDAG